The DNA window AGGATATGACAGTGAACGAAGCGACGCGGACGGAACGGAAAAAAGTGATTCTCAGCGGCATCCAGCCGACGGGGATTTTTACGCTGGGCAACTACATCGGCGCGGTGCGCAACTGGGGCAAAATGCAGGAGGATTACGACTGCGCCTATTTCATCGCCGACCTGCACTCGCTGACGGTGCGCCAGGAGCCGGCCAAACTGCGCAAGCAGACGTTGGACGCTTTTGCGCTGCTGCTGGCCTGCGGCATCGATCCCGAAAAGAGCCTGGTTTTCATTCAGAGCCACGTCCACGCTCACGCCGAACTGAGCTGGATCCTGTCCTGCTATTCCATGTTCGGCGAGTTGTCGCGCATGACCCAGTTCAAGGACAAGTCGGCCAAGCACGTCGACAACGTCAACGCCGGGCTGTTTACCTATCCCGCGCTGATGGCGGCCGACATTCTGCTTTACCAGGCCGATTTCGTCCCCGTCGGGGAAGACCAGCGCCAGCATCTGGAGTTCACCCGCGACGTGGCGGCCCGCTTCAACAACATCTACGGCGAGGTGTTCCGCATGCCCGACGCCTACATTCCCGAGGCCGGCGCGCGCATCATGTCGCTGCAGGAGCCGACGAAGAAGATGTCCAAGTCGGACACGAACGTCAACGCGTTCATCTCCATCCTCGACGAGCCGAACGCCATCGTCAACAAGTTCAAGCGCGCCGTCACCGACAGCGAGACCGTCGTCTGTTACCGCGAAGGCAAGGACGGCATCAACAACCTGATGAGCATTTATTCGGTCGTCACCGGCGAAAGCTACGACCGGATCGAGCGCGACTTCGCCGGCAAGGGCTACGGCGATTTCAAGCTCGCCGTCGGCGAAGCCGTCGCGGAAGAGCTGCGCCCGATCCGCGAAAAATTCGCGGCGCTGACGGCCGACAAGGCGGCG is part of the Pyramidobacter porci genome and encodes:
- the trpS gene encoding tryptophan--tRNA ligase; amino-acid sequence: MTVNEATRTERKKVILSGIQPTGIFTLGNYIGAVRNWGKMQEDYDCAYFIADLHSLTVRQEPAKLRKQTLDAFALLLACGIDPEKSLVFIQSHVHAHAELSWILSCYSMFGELSRMTQFKDKSAKHVDNVNAGLFTYPALMAADILLYQADFVPVGEDQRQHLEFTRDVAARFNNIYGEVFRMPDAYIPEAGARIMSLQEPTKKMSKSDTNVNAFISILDEPNAIVNKFKRAVTDSETVVCYREGKDGINNLMSIYSVVTGESYDRIERDFAGKGYGDFKLAVGEAVAEELRPIREKFAALTADKAALEALYRKGAETAAHIAERTLGKVKKKLGLLPR